From a single Microbacterium murale genomic region:
- a CDS encoding aminotransferase class III-fold pyridoxal phosphate-dependent enzyme, producing MTSVPHLVTEIPGPRSRELHAQRARAVASGFGVALPVFVAGADDSTLRDVDGNTLIDFASGIAVTSFGAANPRIRENVGEQLEKFTHTCFMVTEYEGFVRVAEWLNAHTPGDFEKRTGLFSTGAEAVENAVKISRAHTGRPGVLVIDEAYHGRSMLTMAMTAKEHPYKTSFGPFSSDVVRGPNANPLRGAGADEALGEIDRLIAEHGGEFFAAIVVEPIQGEGGFIVPAPGFLAGLRRIADEHGIVLVIDEIQAGLGRTGRLFASEYDGVAGDITLTAKALGGGLPLSAVTGRAEIMDAAHVGGLGGTYAGNPLACAAALAVFDILDDPDTLPRVATIEDTIRRHLEPLASEIATIAEVRGRGAMMAIEFAEPGTLEPRADLAQRISAECHAAGVLTLTCGTHGNVIRLLPPLVIDLDVLETGLEILAAAVRSVAAEEAAA from the coding sequence ATGACTTCAGTACCGCACCTCGTCACCGAGATACCCGGCCCCCGATCCCGAGAGCTGCACGCCCAGCGCGCCCGAGCTGTCGCTTCCGGCTTCGGCGTCGCCCTGCCGGTCTTCGTCGCCGGCGCAGATGACTCGACGCTCCGGGATGTCGATGGGAACACGCTGATCGACTTCGCTTCCGGGATCGCCGTGACGAGCTTCGGAGCGGCCAATCCGCGTATCCGCGAGAATGTCGGCGAGCAGCTCGAGAAGTTCACGCACACGTGCTTCATGGTCACCGAGTACGAGGGCTTCGTACGCGTTGCGGAATGGTTGAACGCACACACCCCCGGCGACTTCGAGAAGCGCACCGGCCTGTTCAGCACCGGAGCCGAAGCCGTCGAGAACGCCGTCAAGATCTCTCGCGCGCACACCGGTCGCCCCGGAGTGCTCGTCATCGACGAGGCGTATCACGGTCGCTCGATGCTCACGATGGCCATGACGGCGAAGGAGCACCCGTACAAGACCTCGTTCGGGCCGTTCTCCTCCGATGTCGTCCGCGGTCCGAACGCCAACCCGTTGCGCGGTGCAGGGGCCGACGAGGCTCTCGGCGAGATCGACCGGCTCATCGCCGAGCACGGCGGCGAATTCTTCGCTGCCATCGTGGTCGAACCCATCCAGGGTGAGGGCGGATTCATCGTCCCCGCTCCCGGTTTCCTCGCCGGGCTCCGTCGCATCGCCGACGAGCACGGCATCGTCCTCGTGATCGACGAGATCCAGGCCGGTCTCGGCCGTACCGGCCGCCTCTTCGCGAGTGAGTACGACGGCGTCGCAGGAGACATCACGCTCACCGCCAAGGCACTCGGTGGCGGACTCCCACTCAGCGCGGTGACCGGGCGGGCGGAGATCATGGATGCCGCGCACGTCGGAGGGCTCGGCGGCACGTATGCGGGGAATCCGCTGGCGTGCGCAGCGGCGCTCGCCGTCTTCGACATCCTCGATGACCCGGATACCCTGCCCCGTGTGGCGACGATCGAAGACACGATCCGACGCCACCTGGAACCGCTGGCTTCGGAGATCGCCACGATCGCCGAAGTGCGCGGCCGCGGCGCGATGATGGCGATCGAGTTCGCCGAGCCTGGCACGCTCGAACCCCGCGCCGATCTCGCGCAGCGCATCTCCGCGGAGTGCCACGCCGCCGGGGTCCTCACGCTCACGTGCGGCACCCACGGCAACGTCATCCGTCTGCTTCCGCCGCTCGTGATCGATCTCGACGTCCTGGAGACCGGGCTCGAGATCCTCGCCGCAGCCGTCCGCTCCGTCGCAGCCGAGGAGGCAGCAGCATGA
- a CDS encoding acyl-CoA dehydrogenase family protein: protein MTIVPDLLDFDELLSDEERSTRDRVRAFVDERIRPNIADWYDRAVFPTELVPELAELGVLGMHLSGYGCPGRSAVEYGLAALELEAGDSGLRTFVSVQGSLAMSAIHKHGSEEQKQRWLPQMARGEIIGCFGLTEPNSGSDPSSMTTFARRDGDGWVLNGAKRWIGLASIAQIAIIWAQTDEGVRGFIVPTETEGFVATPIAPKLSMRASIQCDIALTDVRLPADALLPEARGLRAPFSCLNEARYGIGWGVIGAARDSYATALSYAKTRVQFNQPIAGFQLTQQKLVDMAVEIEKAQLLALRLGRLKDAGKLLPHQISVAKLSNTRAAIAIAREARTILGGNGVSGDYSPLRHAANLESVRTYEGTDEVHTLVLGAHITGISAFRGAATEGAS, encoded by the coding sequence ATGACCATCGTTCCCGATCTGCTTGATTTCGACGAACTCCTGAGCGACGAGGAACGCTCGACCCGTGACCGCGTTCGTGCCTTCGTCGACGAGCGCATCCGGCCGAACATAGCCGACTGGTACGACCGCGCTGTGTTCCCGACCGAACTCGTGCCTGAGCTCGCGGAGCTCGGGGTTCTGGGAATGCATCTGTCGGGATACGGCTGCCCGGGCAGGAGCGCCGTGGAGTACGGCCTGGCAGCCCTTGAACTCGAAGCCGGCGACTCCGGTCTGCGCACTTTCGTCTCTGTGCAGGGTTCCCTTGCAATGAGCGCCATCCACAAGCACGGCAGCGAGGAGCAGAAGCAGCGCTGGCTGCCGCAGATGGCCCGCGGCGAGATCATCGGATGCTTCGGCCTCACCGAGCCCAACTCCGGCTCCGACCCCTCGAGCATGACGACTTTCGCGCGTCGCGATGGCGACGGCTGGGTGCTCAACGGCGCCAAGCGATGGATCGGCCTCGCCTCGATCGCGCAGATCGCGATCATCTGGGCGCAGACCGACGAGGGCGTGCGCGGATTCATCGTCCCCACCGAGACCGAGGGGTTCGTCGCCACCCCGATCGCTCCGAAGCTGTCGATGAGAGCGTCGATCCAGTGCGACATCGCGCTCACCGATGTACGCCTCCCCGCCGACGCGCTCCTCCCTGAAGCTCGCGGCCTGCGGGCACCGTTCTCCTGCCTGAACGAGGCCAGGTACGGCATCGGCTGGGGTGTGATCGGGGCCGCACGCGACAGCTACGCGACTGCCTTGTCGTACGCGAAGACGCGCGTGCAGTTCAACCAGCCGATCGCTGGATTCCAACTCACCCAGCAGAAGCTCGTCGACATGGCCGTCGAGATCGAGAAGGCACAATTGCTCGCGTTGCGGCTGGGGCGGCTGAAGGACGCGGGGAAGCTCCTGCCTCACCAGATCTCGGTGGCGAAGCTCAGCAACACCAGAGCGGCGATCGCGATCGCCCGCGAGGCGCGGACGATCCTCGGTGGCAACGGCGTATCCGGCGACTACTCACCGCTGCGTCACGCCGCGAACCTCGAGTCGGTCCGCACCTATGAGGGCACGGATGAAGTCCACACTCTTGTGCTCGGCGCGCACATCACCGGCATCTCCGCCTTCCGAGGCGCTGCGACAGAAGGAGCATCATGA
- a CDS encoding aldehyde dehydrogenase family protein: MTITALRHFIDGAWTEGSGEPLIDVNPSRPDDIVAEGAGASNEDVARAFDAARAAFDGWRRTPARSRAAILLRAADIIDAHRDEWGRELAREEGKTLAEAIAETGHSANILRFHAQEADRASGSVFESPTPGERILVVRRPVGVIGAITPFNFPISIPAWKLAPALVWGNTIVWKAATFVPLLAMRFAQALKEAGLPKGVLNLVNGAAAVGEAIVSHPDVDAVTFTGSTKVGRLIAAELAARGVPFQGEMGGKNASLVLADADLDVAVEQVAIGAFRAAGQKCTATSRVIVHHDVAEEFLRRLAERTQRMDVGDALADGVEVGPVVDAVARDRVVAALGRAKAYATPVYAPEPYQDGALADGFFVPPSIFELSDDAPGELWSEELFGPVVGVRRVASAAEGIALVNDSEYGLSTAVFTTNLAHALAAIEDIRVGVVHINSASAGADLHVPFGGSGASALGPKEQGAAARDFFTETATVYLQG; this comes from the coding sequence ATGACCATCACCGCACTTCGCCACTTCATCGACGGTGCCTGGACCGAGGGCTCAGGAGAACCGCTCATCGATGTGAACCCCAGCCGACCGGATGACATCGTCGCCGAGGGGGCCGGTGCCTCGAACGAGGACGTGGCTCGGGCCTTCGACGCGGCCCGTGCCGCGTTCGACGGCTGGCGGCGGACTCCCGCCCGCTCCAGGGCGGCGATCCTGCTCCGCGCCGCCGACATCATCGATGCGCATCGGGACGAGTGGGGGCGGGAGCTGGCTCGAGAGGAGGGCAAGACTCTCGCCGAAGCCATCGCAGAGACGGGACACTCCGCGAACATCCTGCGCTTCCACGCCCAGGAGGCGGACCGGGCGAGCGGGAGCGTGTTCGAATCCCCGACACCGGGCGAGCGCATACTCGTCGTACGGCGGCCGGTCGGCGTGATCGGTGCTATCACACCGTTCAACTTCCCGATCTCGATCCCGGCGTGGAAGCTCGCCCCGGCGCTCGTGTGGGGGAACACGATCGTCTGGAAGGCCGCGACCTTCGTGCCTCTCCTCGCCATGCGTTTCGCCCAGGCTCTGAAGGAAGCCGGCCTCCCGAAGGGTGTGCTCAATCTCGTGAACGGTGCCGCTGCGGTCGGCGAAGCCATCGTCTCCCACCCTGACGTGGATGCTGTGACCTTCACCGGCTCGACCAAGGTCGGGCGGCTCATCGCGGCCGAGCTCGCTGCACGAGGAGTTCCGTTCCAGGGAGAGATGGGCGGGAAGAACGCCTCGCTCGTGCTGGCGGATGCTGACCTCGATGTCGCAGTGGAACAGGTCGCCATCGGCGCCTTCCGCGCGGCAGGACAGAAATGCACGGCCACATCCCGCGTGATCGTGCATCATGACGTGGCGGAAGAGTTCCTCCGCCGCCTCGCCGAGCGCACGCAGCGCATGGACGTCGGCGACGCGCTCGCCGATGGGGTCGAGGTCGGGCCGGTCGTGGACGCCGTGGCCCGTGACCGCGTCGTTGCTGCTCTCGGACGTGCGAAGGCATACGCCACGCCCGTCTACGCGCCGGAGCCCTACCAGGATGGCGCGCTTGCCGATGGCTTCTTCGTGCCGCCGTCGATCTTCGAGCTCTCGGATGACGCTCCCGGCGAGCTGTGGAGTGAAGAACTGTTCGGCCCCGTGGTCGGTGTTCGTCGAGTGGCGTCCGCTGCGGAGGGCATCGCCCTCGTGAACGACAGCGAGTACGGTCTCTCGACCGCCGTCTTCACGACGAACCTCGCGCACGCGTTGGCGGCCATCGAAGACATCCGAGTGGGCGTCGTGCACATCAACTCGGCATCTGCCGGCGCAGACCTTCACGTGCCTTTCGGGGGCAGCGGGGCGAGTGCGCTCGGACCGAAGGAACAGGGTGCTGCGGCCAGAGATTTCTTCACGGAGACGGCGACGGTCTACCTGCAGGGGTGA
- a CDS encoding ABC transporter ATP-binding protein: protein MKAIRRLLPVIATHRGRFIETVLWSIVVQGAILAITLGLAVVVGRVITGAGDDLPSFAVVLSLLCVVVAASTWRESWVSHDLAYRLIGVLRGRVFTSLRRALPSRRRQRRTGDLVSTLVTDIETLEWLYAHTVAQTLSAVLVLSASAAVSSAINPALLAVWLPLLVVGVAVPLCTARIAARNGAALASGAGRVRSELLDTMRGLRELRGADALEARMDHISDEVRALARIQIREASRVGMERGIADLTLAAAAIGAVGIALFAGAHLAPADIPLAVAVSVAGLGPAAQIIDLLRGAGMLRASAERIVEAFDEPASTAVLSPTAEPREEKGLVFDGVGFSYDGTTAVLDRLDMHVRPGETVALIGPSGAGKTTAARLVLRLWDPDAGAVRVDGIDIRSLADRDLRRLVAVVPQSSPLLRGTIRSNIALGQPDATQQSIRRAAAAAGLLAVESTLPLGLETPIGEHGTGLSGGQRARVAIARALLRDPRVLVLDEATASLDPEADEAILELLRHDEDRAILLIAHRAATIAAADRQVRLGSRRIDLADPEVTPAGRPSPSP from the coding sequence ATGAAAGCGATCCGCCGTCTGCTCCCGGTGATCGCCACGCACCGCGGCCGCTTCATCGAAACCGTGCTCTGGAGCATCGTCGTGCAGGGCGCCATACTGGCGATCACGCTCGGCCTCGCCGTCGTCGTCGGACGCGTCATCACCGGCGCAGGCGACGATCTGCCATCGTTCGCCGTCGTCCTCTCATTGCTCTGCGTGGTCGTGGCCGCATCCACCTGGCGCGAATCCTGGGTTTCGCACGACCTCGCCTACCGTCTCATCGGCGTGCTCAGAGGTCGCGTCTTCACGTCGCTGCGCCGTGCGCTGCCCTCACGGCGCAGGCAGCGACGCACCGGGGATCTGGTATCCACGCTGGTGACGGACATAGAGACCTTGGAGTGGCTCTACGCCCACACCGTGGCGCAGACCCTCTCCGCGGTACTGGTGCTCTCCGCGAGCGCCGCCGTCTCTTCAGCGATCAATCCGGCGTTGCTGGCGGTGTGGCTTCCGCTGCTGGTCGTCGGTGTCGCCGTCCCGTTGTGCACAGCGCGCATCGCCGCGCGCAATGGTGCAGCGCTCGCTTCGGGAGCCGGTCGCGTCCGCTCCGAGCTCCTCGACACGATGCGCGGACTGCGGGAACTGCGCGGCGCCGATGCGCTCGAGGCGCGGATGGATCACATCAGCGATGAGGTACGCGCGCTGGCGCGCATTCAGATACGGGAAGCCTCTCGCGTGGGGATGGAGCGCGGCATCGCCGACCTGACACTCGCCGCTGCCGCCATCGGCGCGGTCGGCATCGCCCTCTTCGCGGGCGCGCACCTCGCCCCGGCCGACATCCCGTTGGCTGTCGCGGTGTCCGTGGCCGGATTGGGGCCGGCTGCACAGATCATCGATCTGCTCCGCGGCGCCGGAATGCTCCGCGCTTCGGCAGAGAGGATCGTGGAGGCCTTCGACGAACCGGCTTCGACAGCTGTACTTTCACCGACGGCAGAACCCCGCGAGGAGAAGGGCCTGGTGTTCGACGGCGTCGGCTTCAGCTATGACGGGACCACGGCTGTGCTCGACCGTCTCGATATGCACGTTCGCCCCGGCGAGACCGTAGCGCTGATCGGACCGTCCGGTGCAGGAAAGACCACTGCGGCGCGGCTGGTGCTGCGCCTGTGGGATCCGGATGCCGGTGCGGTCCGCGTCGATGGAATCGACATCCGATCACTGGCGGATCGCGATCTGCGCCGTCTCGTCGCCGTCGTGCCGCAGTCGTCACCGCTGCTGCGAGGGACGATCCGTTCCAACATCGCTTTGGGCCAACCGGATGCCACGCAGCAGTCGATACGACGTGCGGCTGCGGCCGCCGGGCTGCTCGCCGTGGAATCGACGCTGCCTCTCGGGCTGGAGACGCCGATCGGCGAGCACGGCACAGGGCTCTCGGGCGGTCAGCGGGCACGCGTCGCGATCGCTCGTGCGCTGCTCCGAGACCCTCGGGTGCTCGTGCTCGACGAGGCCACGGCTTCCCTCGATCCGGAGGCCGACGAAGCGATCCTCGAACTCCTGCGTCACGACGAGGACAGGGCGATCCTGCTCATCGCGCACCGAGCCGCAACCATCGCGGCAGCGGATCGCCAGGTGCGTCTCGGTTCCCGGCGAATTGACCTCGCAGATCCTGAAGTCACCCCTGCAGGTAGACCGTCGCCGTCTCCGTGA